From the Kitasatospora viridis genome, one window contains:
- a CDS encoding glycosyl hydrolase family 18 protein, translated as MRRSSRSAWAVTSAAGILLGGALSMLGMAHAQAIQNTPASTAANTTGAAATSGGMSVAYYDQWAVYQNAFYLKNVDTTGEAGKLTYLIYDFENIDPTNLTCFEADSAASQDENNPNAGDGAGDSYADYGKTFANGNSVDNSTDTWNQPIAGNFHQLQELKAKYPNLKVLLSLGGWTYSKYFSDAAATDASRKKLVSSCIDMFIKGNLPSRNGYGGTGTGKGIFDGFDIDWEYPGGGGHVGNHSSTADKQDFTALLSEFRSELNTQGAADGKSYALSAALPAGQDKISNVETDKIGQYLTFGDPMTYDMHGGWEPTGPTNHQSPLYDNPADPSGVIAPGNEKYSIDEAIKSYTAGDPQYGIPGGFPANKLNMGVPFYYRGWTGVPAGSNHGLFQTATGPAPGAADSGNVAGTRMYKELSGVVDNPADTFWDPVAQAAYFYDGTNFWSGEDAQSLQAKADYLHCNGMGGTFMFSLYDLDPNATLFNDAVGDTGGSAANCPAPPTSAPPTSQPPTSQPPTSQPPTSQPPTSQPPTSQPPTSQPPTSQPPTSQPPSGGPVVNGGFESGSLSPWTCSGNLGSVVSSPVHSGSYALAGAASASDDAQCSQTITVKPNTTYTLSGWVQGNYVYLGVTGSGADTSTWTSGSGWSQLSTKFTTGASVSSVTVWVHGWYGQGTYYADDLNVA; from the coding sequence ATGCGCAGAAGCAGTCGATCCGCCTGGGCGGTGACCTCGGCGGCCGGCATCCTGCTGGGCGGCGCCCTCTCCATGCTCGGCATGGCGCACGCCCAGGCGATCCAGAACACCCCGGCCAGCACCGCCGCGAACACCACCGGGGCCGCCGCGACCTCGGGCGGGATGAGCGTCGCCTACTACGACCAGTGGGCGGTGTACCAGAACGCGTTCTACCTGAAGAACGTGGACACCACCGGTGAGGCCGGCAAACTCACCTACCTGATCTACGACTTCGAGAACATCGACCCGACCAACCTGACCTGCTTCGAGGCCGACTCGGCCGCCTCGCAGGACGAGAACAACCCCAACGCCGGTGACGGCGCCGGGGATTCGTACGCCGACTACGGCAAGACCTTCGCCAACGGCAACTCGGTGGACAACTCCACCGACACCTGGAACCAGCCGATCGCCGGCAACTTCCACCAGCTGCAGGAGCTGAAGGCCAAGTACCCCAACCTCAAGGTGCTGCTGAGCCTCGGCGGTTGGACCTACTCGAAGTACTTCTCGGATGCGGCGGCCACCGACGCCTCGCGCAAGAAGCTGGTCTCCTCCTGCATCGACATGTTCATCAAGGGGAACCTGCCCTCGCGCAACGGCTACGGCGGCACCGGGACCGGCAAGGGCATCTTCGACGGCTTCGACATCGACTGGGAGTACCCGGGTGGCGGCGGCCACGTGGGCAACCACTCGTCCACCGCGGACAAGCAGGACTTCACCGCCCTGCTGTCCGAGTTCCGGTCCGAGCTCAACACCCAGGGCGCCGCGGACGGCAAGAGCTACGCGCTGAGCGCGGCGCTGCCGGCCGGTCAGGACAAGATCTCCAACGTGGAGACCGACAAGATCGGGCAGTACCTGACCTTCGGCGACCCGATGACCTACGACATGCACGGCGGTTGGGAGCCCACCGGGCCGACCAACCACCAGTCGCCGCTGTACGACAACCCGGCGGACCCGTCCGGTGTGATCGCCCCCGGGAACGAGAAGTACTCGATCGACGAGGCGATCAAGTCGTACACCGCCGGTGATCCGCAGTACGGCATCCCGGGCGGGTTCCCGGCGAACAAGCTCAACATGGGCGTGCCGTTCTACTACCGCGGCTGGACCGGAGTGCCGGCCGGCAGTAACCACGGCCTGTTCCAGACGGCCACCGGCCCCGCGCCGGGAGCGGCCGACTCCGGCAACGTCGCGGGCACCCGGATGTACAAGGAGCTCTCCGGCGTGGTGGACAACCCGGCGGACACCTTCTGGGACCCGGTCGCGCAGGCCGCGTACTTCTACGACGGAACCAACTTCTGGTCCGGCGAGGACGCCCAGTCGCTCCAGGCCAAGGCCGACTACCTGCACTGCAACGGGATGGGCGGGACGTTCATGTTCTCGCTCTACGACCTGGACCCGAACGCCACGCTGTTCAACGACGCGGTGGGCGACACCGGCGGTTCGGCCGCCAACTGCCCGGCTCCGCCCACCAGTGCGCCGCCGACCTCGCAGCCGCCGACCAGCCAGCCGCCCACTTCCCAGCCGCCGACCTCCCAGCCCCCGACCTCGCAGCCCCCCACCAGCCAGCCGCCGACCTCGCAGCCGCCGACCTCCCAGCCCCCGACCTCGCAGCCGCCGTCCGGCGGTCCGGTGGTGAACGGCGGCTTCGAGAGCGGCAGCCTCTCCCCGTGGACCTGCAGCGGAAACCTGGGATCGGTGGTGAGCAGCCCGGTGCACTCCGGCTCGTACGCCCTGGCGGGCGCCGCCAGTGCGAGTGACGACGCCCAGTGCTCGCAGACCATCACGGTCAAGCCCAACACCACCTACACGCTGTCCGGTTGGGTCCAGGGCAACTACGTCTACCTGGGTGTGACCGGCTCCGGCGCGGACACCTCCACCTGGACCTCCGGCTCCGGTTGGAGCCAGCTCTCCACCAAGTTCACCACCGGCGCCTCGGTCAGCTCGGTGACCGTCTGGGTGCACGGATGGTACGGCCAGGGCACGTACTACGCGGACGACCTCAACGTGGCCTGA
- a CDS encoding chitinase, with protein sequence MHRATRHTQRDPEAAGRPARAGLRTALAGTAAFALAVSGAVLLTTGGDASAAAAGNLLQNPGFESGSLSGWSCTANSGTVVTNPVHSGSYALQATPAGSDDAQCTQQVAVLPGSSYTLSGWVQGSYVYLGASGTGGTDPSTWSSNSAWNQLSTSFTTGASTTSVTVYLHGWYGTGAYGADDLVLSGPAPTGVPTSQPPTSQPPTSQPPTSQPPTSQPPTSQPPTSQPPTSQPPTSQPPTGGPYKHLLTGYWQDFDNGATDQRISDVNPAYDIIAVAFANATSTPGAIDFSLDSTLSSKLGGYTDAQFKADIAAKHAAGKKVIISVGGQNGAISVSDSASAANFASSAYSIIRNYGFDGIDIDLENGVSSTYMAQALHTLAADVGSGFVLTMAPQTIDMQSTGMEYFKLALTAKDILTVVNMQYYNSGSMNGCDGNVYSEGTEDFITALACIQLQGGLAPSQVGIGVPASGSAAGGGYVSPSVVDNALDCLASGTHCGTFKPPTTWPGIGGAMTWSTNWDASNGNSIATSVGGHLHSMP encoded by the coding sequence GTGCACCGAGCGACCAGACACACCCAGCGCGACCCCGAGGCCGCCGGCAGACCGGCCCGGGCCGGCCTGCGCACGGCCCTCGCGGGCACGGCGGCCTTCGCCCTCGCGGTGAGCGGCGCCGTCCTGCTCACCACCGGCGGCGACGCCAGCGCCGCCGCCGCGGGCAACCTGCTGCAGAACCCCGGCTTCGAGAGCGGCTCGCTGTCCGGCTGGAGCTGTACCGCGAACTCCGGAACCGTGGTCACCAATCCGGTGCACAGCGGCAGTTACGCGCTCCAGGCGACCCCGGCCGGGTCGGACGACGCGCAGTGCACCCAGCAGGTCGCCGTGCTGCCCGGCTCCAGCTACACGCTGTCCGGCTGGGTCCAGGGCAGTTACGTCTACCTGGGCGCCAGCGGCACCGGCGGGACCGATCCGAGCACCTGGTCCAGCAACTCCGCCTGGAACCAGCTCTCGACGAGCTTCACCACCGGCGCGAGCACCACCAGCGTGACGGTGTACCTGCACGGCTGGTACGGCACCGGGGCGTATGGCGCGGACGACCTGGTGCTCAGCGGGCCGGCGCCGACCGGGGTGCCGACCTCGCAGCCGCCGACCAGCCAGCCGCCCACCTCGCAGCCGCCCACCTCACAGCCGCCCACCTCACAGCCCCCGACGTCCCAGCCGCCCACCTCACAGCCGCCGACGTCGCAGCCCCCGACCAGCCAGCCCCCCACCGGCGGTCCGTACAAGCACCTGCTGACCGGCTACTGGCAGGACTTCGACAACGGCGCGACCGACCAGCGGATCTCCGACGTCAACCCGGCCTACGACATCATCGCGGTGGCCTTCGCGAACGCCACCAGCACTCCGGGTGCGATCGACTTCAGCCTGGACAGCACCCTGTCGAGCAAGCTGGGCGGCTACACCGACGCGCAGTTCAAGGCCGACATCGCGGCCAAGCACGCGGCCGGCAAGAAGGTGATCATCTCGGTCGGCGGGCAGAACGGCGCGATCTCGGTGAGCGACTCGGCCTCGGCCGCCAACTTCGCCAGCAGCGCCTACTCGATCATCCGGAACTACGGGTTCGACGGGATCGACATCGACCTGGAGAACGGCGTCAGCTCCACCTACATGGCGCAGGCGCTGCACACCCTGGCGGCCGACGTCGGCAGCGGGTTCGTCCTCACCATGGCCCCGCAGACCATCGACATGCAGTCCACCGGCATGGAGTACTTCAAGCTGGCGCTGACCGCCAAGGACATCCTGACCGTCGTCAACATGCAGTACTACAACTCGGGTTCGATGAACGGCTGCGACGGCAACGTCTACTCCGAGGGCACCGAGGACTTCATCACCGCGCTGGCCTGCATCCAGCTGCAGGGCGGCCTGGCGCCCAGTCAGGTGGGCATCGGCGTGCCGGCCTCGGGCAGCGCGGCGGGCGGCGGCTACGTCTCGCCGAGCGTGGTGGACAACGCGCTGGACTGCCTGGCGAGCGGCACCCACTGCGGCACCTTCAAGCCCCCCACGACCTGGCCCGGCATCGGCGGCGCGATGACCTGGTCGACCAACTGGGACGCCAGTAACGGAAATTCGATCGCGACTTCGGTCGGCGGACACCTGCACAGCATGCCGTGA
- a CDS encoding AfsR/SARP family transcriptional regulator — MDSARAAGRLRYELLGPLLVRRDGLVVDAGPPMQLAVLAVLLLNPGEPVAREQIVQAVWGARAAETVPSLVATYVSRLRHVLEPDRPRRTLGGLLATRGGSYRLAVAPGDLDLHEFEAARQRARGQRAAGATAQALATLDRALGLWRGTGLDGLPGPFAALHRGRLAELRLAALEERFELALLLGRHHEVVAELGVLAAENPGRQRLRGLLMLALHRAGRQGEALTVFTQTRQLLISTQGLEPGRELIDLQQRILHADPGLELAAAPSAGPLRLVCAPAQLPSDLPDFTGRAAELRTVTRALGAGRRLGAVPVVLISGPPGVGKSALAVHAAHRLRERFPDGQLYAALHEPDGRPGEVGALLGRLLTDLGVAPGALPAEPERRSALLRSVSSGRRLLLVLDDAADAGQLAALLPGSPSCAVLVTSRGRLPGLPGARTVPLDCLGPADSRRLWRRLAGGPPRAGERSPEEAQVLAVCAGLPLALRAAAARSVARPGGGLAGLAARLADRDRRLFELALGAWGVARALDSAEQRLGRAPGGPAALAELRAVSGLGPEAVPAALAGLAEERLDLLTEYGLLQAAPDGRPRLHPLTALHQRTADGRRMDSGSHREPGSDRSTPADRR; from the coding sequence ATGGACTCGGCGCGTGCGGCCGGGCGCCTGCGCTACGAGCTGCTCGGGCCGCTGCTGGTCCGCCGGGACGGGCTGGTGGTGGACGCGGGCCCGCCGATGCAGCTCGCGGTGCTCGCCGTGCTGCTGCTCAACCCGGGCGAGCCGGTGGCCAGGGAGCAGATCGTCCAGGCGGTCTGGGGCGCCAGGGCGGCGGAGACCGTGCCCAGTCTGGTGGCCACCTACGTCTCCCGGCTGCGCCACGTGCTGGAGCCGGACCGCCCGCGCCGCACCCTGGGCGGGCTGCTGGCCACCCGCGGCGGCAGCTACCGGCTGGCCGTCGCCCCGGGCGACCTGGACCTGCACGAGTTCGAGGCGGCCCGGCAGCGGGCCCGCGGCCAGCGCGCGGCCGGCGCCACCGCCCAGGCACTGGCCACCCTGGACCGGGCGCTCGGGCTCTGGCGCGGCACCGGGCTGGACGGGCTGCCCGGGCCGTTCGCCGCGCTGCACCGCGGGCGGCTGGCCGAACTGCGCCTGGCCGCCCTGGAGGAGCGGTTCGAGCTGGCCCTGCTGCTCGGTCGGCACCACGAGGTGGTGGCCGAGCTCGGGGTGCTGGCCGCCGAGAACCCCGGGCGGCAGCGGCTGCGCGGGCTGCTGATGCTGGCGCTGCACCGGGCCGGTCGGCAGGGCGAGGCGCTGACCGTCTTCACGCAGACCCGTCAGCTCCTGATCAGCACCCAGGGGCTGGAGCCGGGGCGGGAACTGATCGACCTTCAGCAGCGGATCCTGCACGCCGATCCGGGCTTGGAACTGGCCGCCGCACCGTCGGCCGGGCCGCTCAGGCTGGTCTGCGCCCCCGCCCAACTCCCCTCCGACCTGCCCGACTTCACCGGCCGGGCGGCCGAGCTGCGGACCGTCACCCGGGCCCTGGGGGCCGGCCGGCGGCTCGGTGCGGTGCCGGTGGTGCTGATCAGCGGGCCGCCCGGGGTGGGCAAGAGCGCGCTGGCGGTGCACGCCGCGCACCGGCTGCGGGAGCGCTTCCCCGACGGGCAGCTGTACGCCGCGCTGCACGAGCCGGACGGGCGGCCGGGGGAGGTCGGCGCACTGCTCGGACGGCTGCTGACCGACCTCGGGGTGGCCCCCGGCGCGCTGCCCGCCGAGCCGGAGCGCCGCTCGGCCCTGCTGCGCTCGGTCAGTTCGGGCCGCCGGCTGCTGCTGGTGCTCGACGACGCGGCGGACGCGGGCCAGTTGGCCGCGCTGCTGCCCGGCTCGCCGAGCTGCGCGGTGCTGGTCACCAGCCGGGGGCGGCTGCCCGGACTGCCCGGGGCCCGGACCGTGCCGCTGGACTGCCTGGGGCCGGCCGACTCCCGGCGGCTCTGGCGGCGCCTGGCCGGTGGGCCGCCGCGGGCGGGGGAGCGGTCGCCGGAGGAGGCCCAGGTGCTGGCCGTCTGTGCCGGGCTGCCGCTGGCGCTGCGGGCGGCCGCGGCCCGTTCGGTCGCGCGCCCCGGCGGCGGTCTGGCCGGGCTGGCCGCCCGGCTCGCCGACCGGGACCGGCGGCTGTTCGAACTCGCCCTGGGTGCTTGGGGAGTGGCCCGGGCGCTGGACTCCGCCGAGCAGCGACTCGGCCGGGCGCCGGGCGGGCCGGCCGCGTTGGCCGAGCTGCGGGCGGTGAGCGGGCTGGGCCCGGAGGCGGTGCCGGCCGCGCTGGCCGGGCTGGCCGAGGAGCGGCTCGACCTGCTCACCGAGTACGGCCTGCTGCAGGCCGCCCCGGACGGCCGGCCCCGGCTGCACCCGCTGACCGCGCTGCACCAGCGGACGGCGGATGGACGCCGGATGGATTCCGGATCCCACCGGGAACCCGGGTCGGACCGCTCCACCCCCGCTGACCGGCGCTGA